The Amycolatopsis sp. QT-25 genomic sequence GGGCGCGGCGGTCCTGCTCGACGCCACCCAGGCCGCCGGCTGGCAGCCGCTCGACCTCGGCTGGGCCGACTGGGTGGTCGCCGCGGGATACAAGTGGCTGCTCGCGCCGCGCGGGGCGGCGTGGCTGGCCGCGCATCCGCGGGTGCTGGAGCGAGCCGTGCCCGTCGCCGCGAACTGGTACGCGGGGCAGGACCGCGGGCAGACCGTCTACGGCCTTCCGCTGCGGCTCGCGGAGGGCACGCGGTCGCTCGACCTGTCGCCGGCCTGGCTCTCGTTCGTCGGCGCCGCCGTCTCGCTGGACTACCTCGGCTCCCTCGACCTGGGGGCCGTCCGCGCGCACTGCGTGGGCCTCGCGGACGCGCTCCTCGAAGCGCTCGGTTCACCCGGTCAGGGGAGTGCGATCGTCTCGCTCGACGTCGACGCCGTCCGGGTGAAGGAAGCGGGCATCGTGGCCGGTAGCCGGGCCGGAAGGCAGCGATTCGGCTTCCATCTCTACAACACGGTCAGCGACGTCGAGCGGGTGATAAGCACGTTCAGGTGAACCGCCGGAGTGCTGTGAACTACCGTATGTTCCCGTGGTTGGTGCGCAATTTACCCCGGGAGCGGCGGAAACGGCCCGGCTTCAGCCGGTGCGACCGGCAGGGCCGGGCGGGCCGCCGCCCGCGCCGTCGAGGGACAGCAAGGGCCTGGCAGTCCTGGCACTGAAAGGCGCCGGGCTGGTCGCCATCGCGGCCGTCTCCGCGCTGCTCTGGTGGCTGATCCGGCACGAGCCGGAGCCGACCCCGATCGCGGACACGCCGGCGAACAGCGGACGGTTCCAGTACACGCTGGTCGAAGGCCCGCAGGTCACCACCGACTGCGCGAGCAAGTCCTACGGCGACACCAAGGAGTTCTTCACCCAGACGCCGTGCAAGCGGCTGTCGCGGGCGCTGTACACGACCGAGACCGGCGGGAAGAAGGCGCTGGTGTCGGTCGTCCTCGTCACCATGCCCGGCGAGGTCACCGCGACCCAGCTCAAGGCGCTCACCGACAAGGACGGCACGGGCAACGTGTCCGACCTCGTGCGCGACGGCACTTTCAAGGCGCAGGGCGCCCCGAAGA encodes the following:
- a CDS encoding aminotransferase class V-fold PLP-dependent enzyme — encoded protein: MQTFGAEFAVPPGYLNTPSIGVPPSHAADAVAEAVERWRRGEARPTDFDEPVARTRAGFGALIGVPAERVAIGASVSQLIANVAAGLPDGARVLVAGNDFTSVTFPFAAQAHRGVKVTEVPLTELTERVEGHDLVAVSVVQSADGAQPDLGALRAAAEAAGAAVLLDATQAAGWQPLDLGWADWVVAAGYKWLLAPRGAAWLAAHPRVLERAVPVAANWYAGQDRGQTVYGLPLRLAEGTRSLDLSPAWLSFVGAAVSLDYLGSLDLGAVRAHCVGLADALLEALGSPGQGSAIVSLDVDAVRVKEAGIVAGSRAGRQRFGFHLYNTVSDVERVISTFR